Below is a genomic region from Deinococcus koreensis.
CGGGGAAGTTCAGCGCGTCGTTGGCGTTGCTGTCCAGATGTACCGGGCCACGGGAGGCGTCCTGGGCGAGCCCCACCAGGGCGGCGGCCGTGTCGTCCATGAACGAGCAGGCGGGAATCCAGTGGCGGCTGGCGCGGATACGGCCCTGCTCCCGCTGCTGCGCCCCGAGCTGCGCGACCATGTTGTTGCCCGTGGCGTCCGGGTGGATCTGCCAGCCGATGCGGGCGATCACAGCGTCCGGATTCGCGGCCACGATGGCGTCCTCGCTGCGGATCTTGAGCTGCCCGTAGCCGTCCTGCGCGGTACGCGGGTCGCGTGGCTGGTGCGGGCCGTCCGGGTCGTGGTGAAAGACCATCGCGGTGGAGGTGAACACGAAGGGCAGGCCGTGCTGTGCGGCGTAGGCGGCCAGCCGCCCGGCCCAGCCCTCGGAGCCGATGGCAAGGTGGAAGATGCCGCGCGGCTGCAGGGTGTCCAGCCACACCTGGGCGGCGTGCAGGTCGTCGGGCGGGGTGGTCTGCCGGTTCCAGCCGACGGCCCTGTGCCCCTGGGCCTGCAGGGCGGCGGCGACGTGCGGGGCCAGGGTGCCGTTCAGGCCAGTGATCAGCCAGGGGCGGTGGGGGGCGGGGTGGCTCATGGTGGCCCAGTGTAGAGGGGCAGTCTAGGCGCACAGGGGGAGTGAAACCGGGCACACTGGCGCCGGGCACCAAACCTTTATCGCCACTTCACGCCCCCTCCATACGGTGCCCCCGCCCACCCTCCGGCCACGCGGCCCATGCTGCCATAGGCCCATGACGATCACGGAAGACTTCATGGCTGCCCTCCAGACCGCCGAGCAGAGCGGCGACGTGGGCCCCCTACTGGCCCTGCACGCCGACAGCGTGAACCTGATGAACCTCACCGAGAAGACCTGGGAGGGTCAGGAGGGCGCCCGGGAGTTCTGGCAGACCTACCTGGGCAACTTCGAGCAGATCCGCAGCGAGTTCACCGCCCACCGCGAGGCCGACGGCCTGGGCGTGATGGAGTGGATCGCCACGGGCCGCCTGAAGGGAGGCCGCGACCTGAAGTACCGGGGCGTGAGCCTGATCACCCTGGAGGGCGACAAGGTGAAGGTCTTCCGCACCTACTACGACTCCGCCGCCTTCGTGGCCC
It encodes:
- a CDS encoding sugar nucleotide-binding protein, with amino-acid sequence MSHPAPHRPWLITGLNGTLAPHVAAALQAQGHRAVGWNRQTTPPDDLHAAQVWLDTLQPRGIFHLAIGSEGWAGRLAAYAAQHGLPFVFTSTAMVFHHDPDGPHQPRDPRTAQDGYGQLKIRSEDAIVAANPDAVIARIGWQIHPDATGNNMVAQLGAQQREQGRIRASRHWIPACSFMDDTAAALVGLAQDASRGPVHLDSNANDALNFPDLVRALARQLGQPWQVEETEDYRHDQRLADGVERMPGLRGRLG
- a CDS encoding nuclear transport factor 2 family protein — encoded protein: MTITEDFMAALQTAEQSGDVGPLLALHADSVNLMNLTEKTWEGQEGAREFWQTYLGNFEQIRSEFTAHREADGLGVMEWIATGRLKGGRDLKYRGVSLITLEGDKVKVFRTYYDSAAFVAPVAEEA